A genomic segment from Flavobacterium litorale encodes:
- a CDS encoding patatin-like phospholipase family protein produces MKKIVLLLLCSLLFGTVTAQEDTIATTKPKIGLVLSGGGAKGLAHIGVLKVLEKAGIKIDYIGGTSMGAIVGGLYAAGYSANELDSIFRSLDSDALIQDYSPRDSKSFFEKRNDELYALTLPFKNFKVGFPAGFSKGLYNYTTVNRLTNNVRHIRNFNKLPIPFVCIATDIETGEEVVLREGILPDAILASGAFPSLYYPVEIDGRLLIDGGVTNNYPVEEVRKMGADIIIGVDVQDGLKDRTQIKGATGILVQINNYQMIKKMKAKRKATDIYIKPDISDYNVVSFDEGPAIIDEGEKSANIILEKLKKLGKGSPLVKPPLAISDSINVEAIEIEGLKNYGRAYVIGKLNFKPGSKVSYKKFNHGISNLNSTQNFRAISYCFDEGDEGDILKLKVAENPVNSYLKLGLHYDGLYKSAVLVNLTHKNLFRRGDVIAADVILGDNFRYMFNYYMDNGFYTSYGIRSTFNSFNRNLPASITGDDDLFDAVNIDYTDFTNQLYIQTIFAQKFLVGGGVEHKHLKIESETLSNDSDKTFDDSDYYSAYGYLTFDSYDNRYFPTKGWYFSGEAKSFLYSTDYTDEFNRFSIFKVEMGTAKRLHHKVTLELQAEGGFTVNGDNSVTFFDFVLGGYGYHTINNFRHFYGYDFLSISGNSYLKGRATLDWELFRKNHLSLSANYANLGDNLLDKGEILSIPQYTGYALGYGLETMIGPVELKHSWSPETNKHFTWVSVGFWF; encoded by the coding sequence ATGAAAAAAATTGTACTCCTGTTACTTTGCTCGCTACTATTTGGTACGGTTACCGCACAGGAGGACACAATTGCCACCACCAAACCCAAAATAGGCTTAGTACTAAGCGGAGGCGGTGCCAAAGGGCTCGCCCACATCGGGGTACTAAAGGTGTTGGAAAAAGCAGGTATCAAAATCGATTATATTGGCGGTACAAGTATGGGTGCCATAGTAGGTGGGCTGTACGCAGCAGGCTACTCGGCAAACGAACTCGATTCTATTTTTAGAAGCCTCGATTCTGATGCGTTAATACAAGACTATTCGCCCAGAGATTCCAAAAGCTTTTTCGAAAAACGTAATGACGAGCTATATGCCCTAACCCTACCCTTTAAAAACTTTAAAGTAGGTTTCCCCGCAGGCTTCTCCAAAGGATTATACAATTACACTACCGTAAACCGCCTTACCAACAATGTACGACACATACGCAATTTTAACAAACTCCCTATACCCTTTGTATGTATTGCCACCGATATAGAAACAGGCGAAGAAGTTGTACTACGCGAAGGTATACTGCCCGATGCCATACTTGCCAGTGGAGCATTCCCATCGTTATACTACCCCGTAGAGATTGATGGTAGGTTGCTGATAGACGGTGGAGTAACCAACAACTATCCCGTCGAGGAAGTACGAAAAATGGGCGCCGATATTATTATTGGTGTAGATGTGCAAGACGGGCTAAAAGACCGTACCCAAATTAAAGGCGCTACAGGCATACTGGTACAAATAAACAACTACCAGATGATTAAAAAAATGAAGGCTAAGCGCAAAGCTACCGACATTTATATAAAACCTGATATTTCCGATTATAACGTAGTATCGTTTGATGAAGGTCCTGCCATTATAGACGAGGGCGAAAAATCGGCAAACATTATCCTCGAAAAATTAAAAAAACTAGGCAAAGGCAGCCCCCTTGTAAAACCACCCCTAGCCATAAGCGACTCTATTAATGTAGAGGCGATAGAGATAGAAGGGCTTAAAAACTACGGGCGTGCCTACGTTATTGGTAAGCTCAACTTTAAACCTGGCTCAAAAGTTTCGTATAAAAAATTCAATCACGGTATAAGCAACCTCAACTCCACCCAAAACTTTAGGGCAATATCCTATTGTTTTGACGAAGGCGATGAGGGCGATATACTAAAACTTAAAGTAGCCGAAAACCCCGTAAACAGCTACCTAAAACTAGGGCTGCATTACGATGGGTTGTACAAAAGTGCCGTACTGGTTAACCTTACCCACAAAAATCTGTTTAGGCGAGGCGATGTAATAGCTGCCGATGTAATACTGGGCGATAATTTTAGGTACATGTTTAACTACTACATGGATAATGGTTTTTATACCAGCTACGGAATACGCTCTACCTTTAATAGTTTTAACCGCAATTTGCCTGCTAGTATTACAGGCGACGACGACCTTTTTGATGCCGTAAATATTGATTATACCGATTTTACCAACCAACTATACATACAAACCATATTTGCCCAAAAATTTTTAGTAGGCGGAGGCGTAGAGCACAAGCACCTAAAAATAGAATCGGAAACGTTAAGTAACGATAGCGATAAAACGTTTGACGATAGCGATTATTACTCGGCGTACGGTTACCTAACGTTTGATTCGTACGATAACCGCTACTTCCCTACAAAGGGATGGTATTTTTCGGGCGAAGCCAAATCGTTTTTATACTCTACCGATTATACGGATGAGTTTAACCGTTTTAGCATCTTTAAAGTCGAAATGGGTACGGCAAAAAGGCTACACCACAAAGTTACGTTAGAGCTGCAAGCCGAAGGCGGTTTTACCGTAAATGGCGATAATAGCGTTACCTTTTTCGATTTTGTATTAGGAGGCTACGGCTACCACACCATTAACAACTTTAGGCATTTTTATGGGTACGATTTTTTAAGCATTTCGGGCAATAGCTACCTAAAAGGGCGTGCCACTTTAGACTGGGAGCTGTTTAGGAAAAACCACCTGAGCCTATCGGCAAATTATGCCAACTTAGGCGATAACCTGTTGGACAAAGGCGAAATACTATCCATACCGCAATATACAGGCTATGCCCTAGGTTATGGCTTAGAAACCATGATAGGACCCGTGGAGTTAAAACACAGTTGGTCGCCCGAAACCAACAAGCACTTTACATGGGTTAGCGTAGGGTTTTGGTTTTAA
- a CDS encoding succinylglutamate desuccinylase/aspartoacylase family protein translates to MADSDITILGETVSLGESKTINMEIARLHTMNKLKVPIIVERATEDGPVVLFCAGLHGDEINGTEIVRQLIVRKINKPKRGTIICMPVINIFGFINKSREFPDGRDLNRVFPGSQRGSLAGRFAWHLLHEIIPHIDYCVDFHAGGASRFNAPQIRIVPNNPELRALADVFNAPFTLYSKNIAGSFRNACGRLGVKVLLFEGGKSLDLNPVVTREGVKGAKRFLAHLDMLNPKKNAKPAPVPSVYIERSVWIRASYSGLLQNLTSVGKLVEKGDVIALITDPFGKSEHALKAPHRGYIINGNDAPIVYQGDAVFHITSKLEE, encoded by the coding sequence ATGGCTGATAGTGATATAACAATACTTGGCGAAACGGTTTCGTTGGGGGAGAGTAAAACCATTAACATGGAAATTGCACGCTTGCATACCATGAACAAGCTTAAAGTACCCATTATTGTAGAGCGTGCTACTGAGGACGGACCTGTGGTGTTGTTTTGTGCAGGTTTGCACGGTGATGAGATTAATGGTACTGAAATAGTACGCCAGCTAATTGTACGCAAAATTAACAAGCCCAAACGAGGTACTATTATTTGCATGCCTGTTATTAATATTTTTGGTTTTATTAATAAGAGTAGGGAGTTTCCGGATGGGCGCGACCTGAATAGGGTTTTCCCGGGTAGTCAGCGTGGGTCGTTAGCAGGTCGTTTTGCATGGCATTTGTTGCACGAAATTATTCCACATATTGATTATTGTGTTGATTTTCATGCTGGAGGGGCAAGCCGTTTTAATGCGCCTCAAATTCGGATTGTACCGAATAACCCTGAATTGCGTGCGCTTGCCGATGTGTTTAATGCACCGTTTACCTTGTACTCTAAAAACATAGCAGGTTCGTTTAGGAATGCTTGCGGTAGGTTGGGCGTAAAGGTGTTGTTGTTTGAGGGCGGAAAATCGTTAGACCTGAACCCTGTTGTTACCCGCGAGGGGGTAAAGGGTGCAAAGCGTTTTTTAGCGCATTTGGATATGCTAAACCCGAAAAAGAACGCCAAGCCTGCACCTGTACCTTCGGTATATATAGAGCGTTCGGTTTGGATACGCGCTAGTTACTCGGGGTTGTTGCAAAATCTTACTTCGGTAGGTAAATTGGTTGAAAAAGGGGATGTTATTGCGCTTATTACCGACCCGTTTGGTAAGTCTGAGCATGCGCTTAAGGCACCACATAGGGGGTATATTATTAATGGTAACGATGCACCGATTGTGTACCAAGGCGATGCCGTTTTTCATATTACCAGTAAACTGGAGGAGTGA
- a CDS encoding 5-formyltetrahydrofolate cyclo-ligase: MTKNEIRSKYRALRKEMPPEAVEAQSLAIANQLLQLPVWDKTYYHLFLTIEEQKEVQTEFVLHLLAGKDKEVVIATSDFETHTMQHYLLTDNTKLVKNKYGIPEPVAGLEVPITKIDVVFVPLLGFDANGNRIGYGKGFYDRFLAECRPDTVKIGLSFFEAETTPLPHSPTDIGLDYCVTPQKTYTF; encoded by the coding sequence ATGACAAAAAACGAAATCCGTAGCAAATACCGCGCACTCCGTAAGGAAATGCCACCCGAAGCAGTAGAAGCGCAAAGCCTTGCCATTGCCAACCAACTGTTACAACTACCCGTTTGGGATAAAACCTACTACCACTTGTTTTTAACCATAGAAGAACAAAAAGAGGTACAAACCGAATTTGTATTGCACCTGCTGGCAGGTAAGGATAAAGAGGTGGTTATAGCTACATCGGATTTTGAAACGCATACCATGCAGCACTACTTGCTTACAGACAATACCAAACTTGTAAAAAACAAGTACGGCATACCCGAACCCGTAGCGGGGCTAGAAGTACCCATCACTAAAATAGATGTTGTTTTTGTACCGCTTTTGGGTTTTGATGCAAATGGAAACCGCATAGGGTATGGCAAGGGTTTTTACGACCGTTTTTTAGCCGAATGCCGACCCGATACTGTAAAAATTGGGTTGAGTTTTTTTGAAGCAGAAACTACACCACTACCCCACAGCCCTACCGATATTGGTTTGGATTATTGCGTAACACCCCAAAAAACATACACTTTTTAG
- the uvrC gene encoding excinuclease ABC subunit UvrC produces MPTQLELQIQTMPDSPGVYQYFDKDDNLLYVGKAKNLKKRVMSYFNKTSDSGRIRIMVRKIVRVKHIVVPTESEALILENNLIKSLKPRYNILLRDDKSYPWICIKKERFSRVFATRNVIKDGSEYFGPYTSFKTVQTLLGLIRELYPLRTCNYDLSESNIQSGKYKVCLEYHIGNCKGPCEGYERLEDYQDCVNDIRDILRGNFKQSLKSFRTKMQELAAEMKFEEAQEIKEKIEALENYQARSTVFNPRINNLDVFSIVSDESMAYVNYIQVAHGAIVRSHTMEIKKKLDEPDEDLLQIAAVELRERFELRSKEVLAPFAINLGENVKVTVPKVGDKKQILDLSNRNARFHRMDQLKQIKIVDPDRHTNRIMAQMKKDLRLPTEPRHIECFDNSNIQGTNPVAACVVFKDGKPSKKDYRHFNIKTVEGPDDFASMEEVVHRRYRRLLEEDQPLPQLIIIDGGKGQLSSALKSLDALGLRGKITILGIAKRLEEIYYPGDSVPLYLDKKSETLKIIQHLRNEAHRFGITHHRDRRSKSALQTSVESIPGIGEKTMVTLLKYFKSVKRLKEATEPDIAKVIGPAKAKKIAEFYQIKPN; encoded by the coding sequence ATGCCAACGCAGTTAGAACTCCAAATACAAACCATGCCCGATAGCCCGGGGGTATATCAATATTTTGATAAAGACGATAACCTCCTTTATGTAGGTAAAGCCAAAAACCTCAAAAAGCGGGTAATGTCCTATTTTAATAAAACCAGCGATTCGGGGCGTATTCGCATTATGGTACGTAAAATAGTTCGGGTAAAGCACATAGTAGTCCCTACCGAAAGCGAGGCATTAATACTGGAAAACAATCTGATAAAAAGCCTAAAACCCCGCTATAACATTCTGTTACGGGACGATAAAAGCTACCCTTGGATTTGCATAAAAAAAGAACGCTTTTCGCGCGTGTTTGCTACCCGTAACGTAATTAAAGACGGTTCGGAGTATTTCGGCCCCTACACCTCCTTTAAAACCGTACAAACACTATTGGGGCTTATTCGGGAGCTGTACCCACTCCGTACGTGTAATTACGACCTCAGTGAAAGCAACATACAATCGGGCAAGTACAAAGTATGCTTGGAGTACCATATTGGCAACTGTAAAGGACCCTGCGAAGGCTACGAGCGTTTAGAAGACTACCAAGACTGCGTTAACGATATTAGAGATATACTACGCGGTAATTTTAAACAAAGCCTAAAATCGTTCCGAACCAAAATGCAAGAACTGGCTGCCGAAATGAAGTTTGAGGAAGCACAGGAAATTAAAGAGAAAATAGAGGCGTTAGAAAATTACCAAGCCCGCAGTACCGTATTCAATCCGCGCATTAACAACCTCGATGTATTTAGCATTGTAAGCGACGAGAGTATGGCGTACGTTAACTACATACAAGTAGCGCATGGGGCAATAGTACGCTCGCACACTATGGAAATTAAAAAGAAACTGGACGAACCCGACGAGGATTTACTCCAAATTGCTGCCGTAGAGCTACGCGAACGTTTTGAGTTACGCTCCAAAGAAGTACTCGCACCTTTTGCCATTAATTTAGGCGAAAACGTAAAAGTTACCGTACCTAAAGTAGGCGATAAAAAACAAATACTGGACCTTAGTAACCGTAATGCACGCTTTCACAGAATGGATCAGTTAAAGCAAATTAAAATTGTAGACCCCGATAGGCACACCAACCGCATTATGGCACAAATGAAAAAAGATTTGCGCCTACCTACCGAACCGCGACACATTGAATGTTTTGATAACAGTAACATACAAGGTACCAACCCCGTAGCCGCCTGCGTAGTATTTAAAGATGGTAAACCCAGTAAAAAAGATTACCGCCACTTTAATATTAAAACAGTAGAAGGACCCGACGATTTTGCGAGTATGGAAGAGGTAGTACACCGCCGTTACCGCAGGCTATTGGAAGAAGACCAACCCTTACCCCAACTCATTATTATAGATGGCGGTAAGGGGCAATTATCATCCGCGTTAAAAAGTTTAGATGCATTGGGGCTGCGTGGTAAAATCACTATCTTAGGCATCGCAAAACGGTTAGAAGAAATTTATTATCCTGGCGACTCCGTACCTTTGTATTTAGACAAGAAATCAGAAACGCTAAAAATAATACAACACCTCCGTAACGAGGCACACCGCTTTGGTATAACCCACCATCGCGACAGGCGTAGTAAAAGTGCATTACAAACATCGGTAGAGAGCATACCGGGCATAGGCGAAAAAACAATGGTAACATTATTAAAATATTTTAAGTCGGTTAAACGTTTAAAGGAAGCTACCGAACCTGATATTGCCAAAGTAATAGGTCCTGCCAAAGCAAAAAAAATTGCCGAATTTTACCAAATAAAGCCCAACTGA
- a CDS encoding SDR family NAD(P)-dependent oxidoreductase, which yields MATYIFAGASSAMAVQAAALLSEQGHKVIGISTKETQHDNYAEWHTVPSYSFDAFPAVEGAIDGLVYFPGTINLKPFHRITEEDFTTDYTVSALGAAAFTQAYVRNLKKSSIASVVFISTVAVTTGMPFHASVAMAKGAVEGLTRSLAAELAPKVRVNCVAPSLTDTPLAERLLGSEDKAEAAKNRNPLKKIGTPNDLAQAITFLLGENASWVTGQVLAVDGGMNKLRLL from the coding sequence ATGGCTACATACATATTTGCAGGAGCATCGTCGGCAATGGCAGTGCAAGCCGCAGCGTTACTATCAGAGCAAGGGCATAAAGTTATCGGAATATCTACAAAAGAAACACAACACGATAATTATGCCGAGTGGCACACCGTACCGTCGTACAGTTTTGATGCTTTCCCTGCGGTTGAGGGGGCGATAGATGGGTTGGTGTACTTCCCAGGCACCATCAACCTAAAACCCTTTCATCGTATAACCGAAGAAGATTTTACTACCGATTATACCGTGAGTGCGCTAGGCGCAGCAGCTTTTACTCAAGCGTATGTGCGCAACCTTAAAAAAAGCAGTATAGCATCGGTAGTGTTTATTAGTACGGTGGCAGTAACTACGGGTATGCCTTTTCATGCCTCGGTAGCTATGGCAAAAGGTGCCGTAGAGGGCTTAACCCGCTCGTTAGCAGCAGAACTTGCCCCAAAAGTAAGGGTAAACTGCGTAGCACCATCGTTAACCGATACGCCACTTGCCGAACGTTTATTAGGCTCGGAAGATAAGGCAGAAGCTGCCAAAAACCGCAATCCGCTTAAAAAAATAGGTACACCTAACGATTTGGCGCAAGCCATTACTTTTTTACTGGGCGAAAATGCGAGCTGGGTAACTGGGCAAGTGCTTGCCGTAGATGGGGGTATGAATAAATTAAGGCTGCTATAG